A single window of Streptococcus cristatus ATCC 51100 DNA harbors:
- a CDS encoding PH domain-containing protein produces the protein MMGLFSGLLGNASQKDIEKTERELENILTPAENVELAFSLIRDLIVFTDKRLILVDKQGVTGKKTAYKSYPYRSISRFSVETAGHFDLDAELKIWVSSAEEPAETLTFRSDKSVIAIQKALAEAVLR, from the coding sequence ATGATGGGATTATTCAGTGGTTTATTGGGCAATGCTTCTCAGAAAGATATTGAAAAAACAGAAAGAGAATTGGAGAATATTCTGACGCCAGCAGAAAATGTGGAGTTGGCTTTCAGTCTTATTCGTGACTTGATTGTCTTTACAGATAAGCGCTTGATTTTGGTGGACAAGCAGGGAGTGACAGGTAAGAAAACGGCTTATAAGTCTTATCCTTATCGCTCCATTTCTCGTTTTTCAGTGGAAACGGCTGGCCACTTTGACCTAGACGCTGAGCTGAAAATCTGGGTTTCCAGTGCTGAGGAACCAGCCGAAACCTTAACCTTCCGAAGTGATAAAAGTGTCATTGCCATCCAAAAAGCGCTGGCGGAAGCAGTATTGAGATAA
- a CDS encoding PolC-type DNA polymerase III, which produces MSNKFEILMHQLDMPLEMRNSEAFLNAEIEKVLVHKVSRVWEFHFSFANILPIEIFRELQKRLAQEFSKTGNQAVFEIHCQTPQVSDELLQAYYRLAFEEGPCASHGFKSLYQDLRVHLDGDKLLIEGASTIDTEHFRKNHLPNLSRQLVKYGFPHLTCQVQHSDELTQQQAENFQAENDKIVQAANEEALKAMESLQQMAPPPEEKPVYDFQARKAAAKPNLDKAEITPMIEVQTEENRLVFEGMVFDLEQKVTRTGRVLLNFKMTDYTSSFSLQKWMKNEEEAKKFDMIKKGAWLRVRGNVEMNNFTRDLTMNVQDVQEVTHYERKDLMPEGQKRVEFHAHTNMSTMDALPEVEKIVATAAKWGHKAVAITDHGNVQSFPHGYKAAKKAGIQLIYGMEANIVEDRVPIVYNEVDMEMSDATYVVFDVETTGLSAVYNDLIQVAASKMHKGNIIAEFDEFINPGHPLSAFTTDLTGITDEHVRNAKPLEQVLKEFQEFCQDSVLVAHNATFDVGFMNVNYERHGLPKITQPVIDTLEFARNLYPEYKRHGLGPLTKRFQIALEHHHMANYDAEATGRLLFIFIKDVAEKHGVTNLKDLNTDLVDENSYKKARVKHATIYVKNQTGLKNIFKLVSLSNTKYFEGVPRIPRTVLDAHREGLILGSACSEGEVYDAVVSQGVDAAVEVAKYYDFIEVMPPAIYEPLIAKEQIKDQEELQTIIRNLIEVGDRLGKPVLATGNVHYIEPEEEIYREIIVRSLGQGAMINRTIGHGENAQPAPLPKAHFRTTNEMLDEFAFLGEDLAKKLVITNPNQLAETFEPVEVVKGDLYTPFIDKAEETVAELTYQKAFEIYGNPLPDIVDLRIEKELTSILGNGFAVIYLASQMLVQRSNERGYLVGSRGSVGSSFVATMIGITEVNPLSPHYVCGKCQYSEFITDGSYGSGFDMPDKDCPECGHKLSKNGQDIPFETFLGFDGDKVPDIDLNFSGEDQPSAHLDVRDIFGEEYAFRAGTVGTVAAKTAYGFVKGYERDYGKFYRDAEVERLAQGAAGVKRTTGQHPGGIVVIPNYMDVYDFTPVQYPADDVTAEWQTTHFNFHDIDENVLKLDVLGHDDPTMIRKLQDLSGIDPNDIPMDDAGVMALFSGTDILGVTQEQIGTPTGMLGIPEFGTNFVRGMVDETHPTTFAELLQLSGLSHGTDVWLGNAQDLIKQGIADLSTVIGCRDDIMVYLMHKGLDPKIAFTIMERVRKGLWLKISEEERNSYIAAMKENNVPEWYIESCGKIKYMFPKAHAAAYVMMALRVAYFKVHHPIYYYCAYFSIRAKAFDIKTMSGGLDAVKRRMSEIAEKRKNNEASNVEIDLYTTLEIVNEMLERGFKFGKLDLYKSHATEFLIEGDTLIPPFSTMDGLGDNVARQLVRAREEGEFLSKTELRKRGGLSSTLVEKMDDMGILGNMPEDNQLSLFDEFF; this is translated from the coding sequence ATGTCAAACAAGTTTGAAATTTTAATGCATCAACTGGATATGCCACTGGAAATGAGAAATTCAGAGGCCTTTTTGAATGCTGAAATTGAGAAAGTTCTGGTCCATAAGGTTAGTCGGGTCTGGGAGTTTCATTTTTCTTTTGCGAATATCCTGCCCATTGAGATTTTTCGGGAATTGCAGAAGCGCTTAGCTCAAGAGTTTTCTAAGACAGGTAATCAAGCTGTTTTTGAAATTCATTGTCAGACTCCTCAGGTGTCGGATGAGCTCTTACAGGCTTATTACCGGCTGGCCTTCGAGGAAGGTCCATGTGCCAGTCATGGCTTCAAGAGCCTGTATCAGGATTTGCGGGTCCATTTGGATGGGGACAAGCTGCTGATTGAGGGGGCTTCGACCATTGATACGGAGCATTTTCGTAAGAATCACCTGCCCAATCTCAGTCGTCAGCTGGTCAAGTACGGCTTTCCACATCTGACCTGTCAGGTTCAGCACAGCGATGAGCTGACCCAGCAGCAAGCAGAGAATTTCCAGGCGGAGAATGATAAGATTGTCCAGGCGGCCAATGAAGAAGCACTAAAAGCCATGGAATCCCTGCAGCAGATGGCGCCGCCGCCAGAGGAAAAGCCAGTCTATGACTTCCAAGCTCGCAAGGCTGCGGCTAAACCAAATCTGGATAAGGCAGAGATTACTCCTATGATTGAAGTTCAGACTGAGGAAAATCGTCTGGTCTTCGAGGGAATGGTCTTTGACTTAGAGCAGAAGGTCACTCGGACAGGCCGGGTCTTGCTCAACTTCAAGATGACAGACTATACCTCCAGCTTCTCCTTACAGAAATGGATGAAAAACGAAGAAGAAGCCAAGAAGTTTGACATGATTAAGAAAGGCGCCTGGCTGCGCGTGCGGGGAAATGTGGAGATGAACAATTTCACCCGCGACCTGACCATGAATGTGCAGGATGTCCAGGAAGTTACCCACTATGAGCGCAAAGACTTGATGCCTGAGGGGCAGAAGCGGGTTGAGTTTCACGCCCATACCAATATGTCTACTATGGATGCCCTGCCTGAGGTAGAGAAAATTGTTGCAACAGCGGCCAAGTGGGGCCACAAGGCTGTCGCTATTACCGACCATGGCAATGTGCAGAGTTTTCCCCATGGCTACAAGGCTGCCAAGAAAGCTGGTATCCAGCTGATTTACGGTATGGAGGCCAATATTGTAGAAGACCGGGTGCCCATCGTCTACAATGAAGTGGACATGGAGATGAGCGATGCGACCTATGTAGTCTTTGACGTGGAAACGACAGGCCTTTCAGCGGTTTACAATGACTTGATTCAAGTTGCTGCCAGCAAGATGCACAAGGGCAATATCATCGCTGAGTTTGATGAGTTTATCAATCCTGGGCATCCCCTGTCGGCCTTTACTACGGACTTGACTGGGATTACAGATGAGCATGTCCGCAATGCCAAACCGCTAGAGCAAGTGCTGAAAGAGTTTCAGGAATTTTGCCAGGACAGTGTCCTCGTTGCCCATAATGCCACCTTTGACGTGGGCTTTATGAATGTCAATTATGAGCGTCATGGCCTGCCGAAAATTACCCAGCCGGTCATTGACACGCTGGAATTTGCCCGCAATCTCTATCCAGAATACAAGCGTCATGGTCTAGGGCCTTTGACCAAGCGTTTCCAGATTGCTCTGGAGCACCACCACATGGCTAACTATGACGCGGAAGCGACGGGCCGCCTCCTCTTTATCTTTATCAAGGATGTGGCTGAAAAGCATGGTGTGACCAATCTCAAGGATTTGAATACGGATCTGGTCGATGAGAATTCCTACAAGAAGGCTCGGGTCAAACATGCGACCATTTATGTGAAAAATCAGACGGGGCTCAAGAATATTTTCAAACTAGTCAGTCTGTCCAATACTAAATATTTTGAAGGTGTCCCGCGGATCCCACGGACCGTGCTGGATGCCCATCGTGAAGGACTGATTTTAGGCTCAGCCTGTTCAGAAGGTGAAGTCTATGATGCCGTTGTCTCTCAGGGGGTGGATGCGGCTGTCGAAGTGGCCAAGTATTATGACTTTATCGAGGTCATGCCACCAGCTATCTATGAGCCGCTGATTGCCAAGGAGCAGATCAAGGACCAGGAAGAACTGCAGACCATTATTCGCAATCTGATTGAGGTCGGCGATCGCTTGGGCAAGCCTGTCCTTGCGACGGGGAATGTCCACTATATTGAGCCGGAAGAAGAAATCTATCGGGAGATTATCGTCCGCAGTCTGGGTCAGGGAGCCATGATTAACCGGACTATTGGCCACGGTGAAAATGCCCAGCCAGCTCCGCTTCCTAAGGCTCACTTCCGGACCACCAATGAGATGCTGGACGAATTTGCATTCTTGGGTGAGGACTTGGCTAAGAAGCTGGTCATCACCAATCCGAATCAGCTGGCGGAAACCTTTGAGCCGGTCGAGGTAGTCAAGGGTGACCTCTATACACCTTTCATTGACAAGGCCGAGGAGACAGTTGCCGAGCTGACCTATCAAAAGGCCTTTGAGATTTATGGCAATCCGCTGCCAGATATCGTAGACTTGCGGATTGAAAAAGAGCTGACTTCTATCTTGGGGAATGGTTTTGCCGTGATTTATCTGGCTTCTCAGATGCTGGTGCAACGATCCAATGAGCGGGGTTATCTGGTAGGTTCACGGGGGTCTGTCGGATCCAGCTTTGTCGCGACCATGATTGGGATTACCGAAGTTAATCCTCTGTCACCCCACTATGTCTGTGGCAAATGTCAATACAGCGAGTTCATCACGGATGGATCTTATGGTTCTGGCTTTGATATGCCGGATAAGGACTGTCCAGAATGTGGTCACAAGCTGAGCAAGAATGGTCAGGATATTCCTTTTGAGACCTTCCTTGGATTTGACGGGGACAAGGTACCTGATATTGATTTGAACTTCTCGGGGGAAGATCAGCCTAGCGCTCACTTGGATGTGCGTGATATTTTTGGTGAGGAGTATGCATTTCGGGCTGGAACCGTTGGTACCGTTGCGGCTAAGACGGCTTATGGATTTGTCAAGGGCTACGAGCGCGACTATGGGAAGTTCTACCGAGACGCCGAAGTTGAGCGTTTGGCGCAGGGAGCCGCTGGAGTCAAGCGGACGACTGGACAACACCCGGGCGGAATCGTTGTAATCCCTAACTACATGGATGTTTATGACTTTACACCGGTCCAATATCCAGCTGACGATGTGACGGCCGAGTGGCAGACCACCCACTTCAACTTCCATGATATTGATGAAAATGTTCTCAAGCTAGACGTTCTGGGACACGATGATCCGACCATGATTCGGAAGCTTCAGGACTTGTCTGGCATTGATCCAAATGACATTCCTATGGATGATGCCGGTGTCATGGCCCTCTTTTCTGGAACAGACATTTTGGGGGTGACTCAGGAGCAAATCGGTACGCCGACTGGTATGCTGGGGATTCCGGAGTTTGGGACCAATTTTGTACGGGGCATGGTTGATGAGACCCATCCGACGACCTTTGCTGAGCTCTTACAGCTATCTGGTCTCTCTCATGGTACGGACGTTTGGCTGGGCAATGCTCAAGACTTGATCAAGCAAGGGATTGCTGACCTGTCCACCGTTATCGGCTGTCGGGACGACATCATGGTTTACCTCATGCACAAAGGCTTGGATCCTAAGATTGCCTTTACGATCATGGAGCGCGTGCGGAAGGGCCTTTGGCTGAAGATTTCTGAAGAAGAGCGTAACAGCTACATCGCAGCTATGAAGGAAAATAATGTGCCAGAATGGTACATTGAGTCCTGTGGAAAGATCAAGTACATGTTTCCCAAGGCCCATGCAGCAGCCTACGTTATGATGGCCCTGCGGGTAGCCTACTTCAAGGTGCATCATCCGATTTATTACTATTGTGCTTATTTCTCCATCCGGGCTAAGGCCTTTGATATCAAGACTATGAGTGGTGGCCTTGATGCCGTCAAACGCCGGATGAGCGAAATCGCTGAAAAGCGCAAGAACAACGAAGCTTCCAATGTAGAAATTGACCTTTATACGACTCTGGAAATCGTCAATGAAATGCTGGAGCGGGGCTTCAAATTCGGCAAGCTAGATCTTTACAAGAGCCACGCGACCGAGTTTCTCATCGAAGGAGATACCCTTATCCCGCCTTTCTCTACCATGGACGGTCTGGGTGATAACGTTGCCCGCCAATTAGTTAGAGCGCGGGAAGAAGGTGAATTCCTTTCTAAGACGGAGCTCCGCAAGCGTGGCGGTCTCTCTAGCACCCTAGTTGAAAAAATGGACGACATGGGCATTCTGGGTAATATGCCAGAGGATAACCAGTTGAGTTTGTTTGATGAGTTTTTCTAA
- a CDS encoding aminopeptidase, which yields MVLPNFKENLEKYAKLLVANGINVQPGHTVVLNIDVEQRELAHLIVKEAYALGAHEVIVQWTDDVINREKFLHAPMDRLDNVPEYKIAEMNYLLENKASRLGVRSSDPGALNGVDADKLSASAKAMGLAMKPMRIATQSNKVSWTVAAAAGLEWAKKVFPNAASDEEAVDLLWDQIFKTCRVYEEDPVKAWEEHAAILKSKAEMLNKEQYSALHYTAPGTDLTLGLPKNHVWESAGAINAQGEGFLPNMPTEEVFTAPDFRRADGYVTSTKPLSYNGNIIEGIKVTFKDGQIVDITAEKGDQVMKDLVFENAGARALGECALVPDPSPISQSGITFFNTLFDENASNHLAIGAAYATSVVGGAEMSEEELEAAGLNRSDVHVDFMIGSNQMDIDGIREDGTRVPLFRNGDWAI from the coding sequence ATGGTTTTACCAAATTTTAAAGAAAACTTAGAAAAATACGCTAAACTCTTGGTTGCCAATGGTATCAACGTGCAGCCAGGTCATACGGTGGTGCTCAATATTGATGTGGAGCAGCGTGAGTTGGCTCACTTGATTGTCAAGGAGGCCTATGCCTTGGGTGCGCATGAGGTTATCGTTCAGTGGACAGATGATGTGATCAACCGTGAGAAATTCCTCCACGCACCAATGGATCGTTTGGATAATGTGCCAGAATACAAGATTGCTGAGATGAACTATCTCTTGGAGAACAAAGCCAGCCGTCTTGGGGTTCGCTCATCTGACCCAGGTGCCTTGAACGGAGTGGATGCGGACAAGCTTTCAGCTTCTGCTAAAGCGATGGGACTTGCGATGAAGCCAATGCGGATCGCAACTCAATCCAACAAGGTCAGCTGGACTGTAGCAGCGGCAGCTGGACTTGAGTGGGCTAAGAAGGTCTTTCCAAATGCTGCGAGCGACGAAGAAGCAGTCGATCTCCTTTGGGATCAAATCTTCAAAACTTGCCGTGTTTACGAAGAAGATCCCGTTAAGGCTTGGGAAGAGCATGCGGCCATCCTCAAGAGCAAGGCAGAAATGCTCAATAAAGAACAATACTCAGCCCTTCACTACACAGCGCCGGGGACAGATTTGACACTTGGCTTGCCAAAGAACCACGTCTGGGAATCAGCTGGTGCCATCAACGCACAGGGCGAAGGATTCTTGCCAAATATGCCGACAGAAGAAGTCTTTACAGCGCCTGACTTCCGTCGTGCAGATGGTTATGTAACCTCTACAAAACCGCTTAGCTATAACGGAAATATCATCGAAGGTATTAAGGTAACCTTTAAGGATGGCCAGATTGTGGACATTACTGCTGAGAAAGGGGACCAGGTCATGAAAGACCTTGTCTTTGAAAATGCGGGTGCGCGTGCCTTGGGTGAATGTGCCTTGGTACCAGATCCAAGCCCGATTTCTCAGTCAGGTATTACCTTCTTTAACACCCTTTTCGATGAGAATGCTTCAAACCACTTGGCTATCGGAGCAGCCTATGCGACTAGTGTGGTTGGCGGAGCAGAGATGAGCGAAGAAGAGCTTGAAGCTGCGGGCCTCAACCGTTCAGATGTTCACGTGGACTTTATGATTGGCTCTAATCAAATGGATATCGATGGTATCCGTGAGGATGGAACACGCGTACCACTCTTCCGTAATGGAGATTGGGCAATCTAA
- a CDS encoding GlsB/YeaQ/YmgE family stress response membrane protein, with protein MIGSMFVGFIIGLMAGAITSRGERMGCIGKILLGWFGSWLGQLLFGHWGPMLADTAILPSVLGAVILLALFWDRGT; from the coding sequence ATGATTGGTAGTATGTTTGTCGGTTTTATTATTGGTCTCATGGCTGGGGCTATCACCAGCCGCGGGGAACGTATGGGCTGTATCGGAAAAATCCTCTTGGGCTGGTTTGGTTCATGGCTTGGGCAATTGCTTTTCGGCCACTGGGGACCAATGTTAGCGGACACAGCTATTCTTCCCTCAGTCTTGGGCGCTGTGATCCTTTTGGCTCTTTTCTGGGATCGAGGTACTTAG
- the def gene encoding peptide deformylase, with the protein MSVSEKKSVMDKLTKAAHLIDMSDIIREGNPTLRAVAEEVSFPLSDQEIILGEKMMQFLKHSQDPVMAEKMGLRGGVGLAAPQLDISKRIIAVLVPNLEDEEGNPPKEAYSLAQVMYNPKVVAHSVQDAALADGEGCLSADREVPGYVVRHARVTVDYFDKDGQKHRIKLKGYNSIVVQHEIDHINGIMFYDRINEKDPFAVKDGMLVLE; encoded by the coding sequence ATGTCTGTTAGTGAAAAAAAATCGGTTATGGATAAATTAACCAAGGCAGCTCATTTGATTGATATGAGCGATATTATTCGCGAGGGAAATCCTACCTTGCGTGCGGTGGCTGAGGAAGTCAGCTTTCCCCTATCTGATCAGGAAATCATTTTAGGTGAGAAAATGATGCAGTTTTTGAAACATTCTCAAGATCCTGTCATGGCTGAAAAAATGGGGCTCCGTGGCGGAGTTGGTCTAGCAGCGCCTCAGCTGGATATTTCTAAGCGGATTATCGCTGTGCTAGTGCCAAATCTGGAGGACGAAGAAGGAAATCCGCCTAAAGAAGCCTACTCCCTAGCTCAGGTCATGTACAATCCTAAAGTTGTTGCCCACTCTGTGCAAGATGCTGCTCTGGCTGATGGAGAAGGCTGCCTATCCGCTGACCGAGAGGTACCAGGCTATGTTGTGCGTCATGCACGAGTGACCGTGGATTACTTTGACAAGGACGGTCAAAAACACCGCATCAAACTCAAAGGCTACAATTCTATCGTGGTTCAACACGAGATCGACCACATCAACGGCATCATGTTTTACGATCGTATCAATGAAAAAGATCCATTCGCAGTGAAAGACGGCATGCTGGTACTGGAATAA
- a CDS encoding MFS transporter — MKKFMEKVSILSLSLVLTTSFSISSAQSAMFAFYKDLPESWIELLISLPSAGIMLMLVLNGLVEKYLSERKMIVTGLLIFALCGFVPLVNKEYWVIFASRLIFGMGVGLLNAKAISIISERYEGKERIQTLGLRGSAEVVGTALLTLGVSQLLRFGWEISFLVYASGLIVLALYLLFVPYGKEEKHHEAHQEGKGLTAAQWFLTIGLALVAAVIVLTNVVINVRVPGLVEKSGMGNVQTAGLILSTMQLIGIAAGLSFAPLLHYFKENLLTVAGVAFGLTSIMIGLAPNLLLLSVVTIASGFVYSVSLTAIFHILSERIPSKSLNQATSIVILGCSAGATATTFFLSLISQFSSQASFIFGVLGSLMVLMAVLAFGILKKKSA; from the coding sequence ATGAAAAAGTTTATGGAAAAAGTGAGTATTCTCTCACTTTCTTTAGTGTTGACGACCTCCTTTTCGATTTCCAGTGCCCAATCGGCTATGTTTGCTTTTTATAAAGACCTGCCGGAAAGCTGGATTGAACTGCTGATTTCTCTCCCATCGGCTGGGATTATGCTCATGCTAGTTTTAAATGGCCTAGTGGAGAAATATTTATCGGAACGAAAGATGATTGTGACAGGGCTCTTGATTTTCGCTCTTTGCGGCTTTGTTCCTCTCGTGAATAAGGAATATTGGGTGATTTTTGCCTCGCGCCTGATCTTTGGTATGGGAGTTGGTTTGCTCAATGCTAAGGCCATCTCGATTATCAGTGAGCGTTATGAGGGCAAGGAACGGATTCAGACCTTAGGTCTGCGTGGATCGGCTGAAGTTGTTGGGACAGCCCTCCTGACGCTTGGAGTGAGCCAGTTGCTTCGCTTTGGCTGGGAAATTTCTTTCTTGGTCTATGCGTCGGGTTTGATCGTTCTAGCCCTCTACCTGCTCTTTGTTCCCTATGGCAAGGAGGAGAAGCATCATGAGGCTCATCAGGAAGGAAAGGGTCTGACAGCTGCACAGTGGTTTCTGACAATCGGCCTAGCCCTAGTAGCAGCGGTGATTGTCTTGACGAATGTGGTCATCAACGTGCGCGTGCCCGGACTGGTTGAAAAGTCTGGTATGGGGAATGTTCAGACAGCAGGTTTGATTCTTTCAACTATGCAGTTGATTGGTATTGCCGCAGGCTTGTCCTTTGCACCTCTTCTTCATTATTTCAAGGAAAATCTATTGACAGTTGCAGGAGTGGCCTTTGGCCTTACTTCGATCATGATTGGCCTAGCACCAAATCTCTTGCTCTTGAGTGTGGTTACCATCGCTTCTGGCTTTGTTTATAGTGTCAGTCTGACAGCGATTTTTCATATTCTTTCAGAGAGAATCCCTAGCAAATCCTTGAATCAAGCAACCTCGATTGTGATTTTAGGCTGCAGTGCTGGAGCTACCGCTACAACTTTCTTTTTGTCCTTGATTAGTCAATTTTCAAGTCAAGCTTCCTTTATTTTTGGCGTTTTGGGAAGTCTGATGGTTTTAATGGCAGTGCTGGCATTCGGAATTCTCAAGAAAAAGTCTGCTTAG
- a CDS encoding pseudouridine synthase, whose amino-acid sequence MRLDKFLVESGLGSRSQVRQLLKKGQVWVNGAAVTSAKTQIDERSDQIVVDGQPLVYEKFVYYLLNKPKGVISATEDDRHKTVLDLLDDTARQKEVFPVGRLDVDTHGLLLLTNNGQLSHAMLSPKRHVAKVYQAHVAGLMDQADVERFAQGIELKDFTCQPAQLEIIERNEGAKTSLVRITLSEGKFHQVKRMVLACGKEVTDLQRLSMGPLQLDPSLELGQWRRLTEEEMQSLEIFQVEL is encoded by the coding sequence ATGCGTCTGGATAAATTTTTAGTGGAAAGTGGACTTGGCTCGCGCAGTCAAGTCAGGCAACTATTGAAAAAAGGTCAAGTCTGGGTCAATGGGGCAGCGGTCACGTCGGCCAAGACACAGATTGATGAGCGGTCAGATCAGATTGTGGTGGATGGTCAGCCCCTTGTTTATGAGAAATTTGTCTATTATCTCTTAAATAAACCTAAGGGTGTCATTTCTGCAACTGAAGATGACCGCCATAAAACGGTTTTAGATTTATTGGACGATACTGCCCGTCAAAAAGAAGTCTTTCCTGTGGGGCGGTTAGATGTGGATACGCATGGCCTTCTACTTTTGACCAATAATGGTCAGCTATCGCATGCTATGCTGTCTCCCAAGCGCCATGTGGCTAAGGTTTATCAGGCTCATGTTGCCGGTCTGATGGATCAGGCAGATGTTGAGCGTTTTGCTCAAGGAATCGAGCTTAAAGACTTCACTTGTCAGCCTGCACAGCTCGAAATTATCGAAAGAAATGAAGGAGCGAAGACTAGTCTGGTCCGTATCACGCTCTCAGAAGGCAAGTTTCATCAGGTGAAGCGGATGGTTCTAGCGTGTGGGAAGGAAGTCACCGACCTTCAACGCTTGTCTATGGGGCCTCTCCAGCTTGATCCAAGTCTGGAACTGGGCCAATGGCGGCGCTTGACAGAAGAAGAAATGCAGAGCTTGGAAATCTTTCAAGTTGAACTATAG